The Vicia villosa cultivar HV-30 ecotype Madison, WI linkage group LG1, Vvil1.0, whole genome shotgun sequence genome includes a region encoding these proteins:
- the LOC131624728 gene encoding pathogenesis-related protein 1-like: MSSFSVCVLGLIFLVGSQVAYAQDSSTDYVNAHNAARSQVGVRNIVWDNTVAAFAQNYANQRKDCQLIHSGGGGRYGENIAVSSGGMSGTDAVKLWVNEKSDYNYNSNSCASGKVCGHYTQVVWRNSVRLGCAKVKCNNGGTFITCNYDPPGNYVGQKPY; this comes from the coding sequence ATGAGTTCATTTTCAGTGTGTGTCTTGGGGTTAATATTTCTTGTGGGGAGTCAAGTTGCATATGCACAAGACTCGTCAACAGACTACGTGAACGCCCACAACGCGGCAAGGTCGCAGGTTGGTGTTCGGAATATTGTTTGGGACAACACGGTCGCTGCTTTTGCCCAAAATTATGCTAATCAACGTAAAGATTGTCAACTGATCCACTCCGGTGGTGGTGGTCGTTACGGGGAGAATATCGCGGTGAGCTCGGGTGGCATGAGCGGTACAGACGCTGTGAAGTTGTGGGTTAATGAGAAATCTGACTATAATTATAATAGCAACTCATGTGCTAGTGGTAAAGTGTGTGGCCATTATACTCAAGTTGTTTGGAGAAACTCGGTTCGTCTTGGATGTGCCAAAGTGAAATGTAATAATGGAGGAACTTTCATTACTTGCAACTATGATCCACCTGGTAACTATGTTGGCCAAAAGCCATACTAA